One Danio aesculapii chromosome 11, fDanAes4.1, whole genome shotgun sequence genomic region harbors:
- the ovgp1 gene encoding chitinase-3-like protein 1: MNLLLQFVTCSKLVCYFTNWSQYRSGTARYLPENVDPNLCTHLIYAFAIINYANNIAGSEWNDVIHYSTFNTLKKLNPQLITLLSVRDQDSSQFSIMLSKWINRQTFIKSSIEFLRKYNFDGLDLDWEIKNTSETHPEDKLKFTLLCKELLEAFIAEGLNSDTRLILVATVSAQKDVIDRSYIIPEISEYLDFINVKTFDFHTYKDGIARHHSALYSAMSDDKDIRSNTDFALQYWRSQGAPAEKLMMGFSTYGRSFTLNSSQNGVGAPANKLASPGPHTQEIGLWAYYEICLFLNDGVVQWIEDQKVPFSVKGNDWVGFDNLRSFDIKTKYLQEHGYGGAFVWALDLDDFSGNFCGQGNYPLANSLKKSLIHAGIESSSSMTSTNFFFSIFSTAGKGSSPTPICVKIVRSFSAQQILFCANRSDGLYYRTDSINSFYSCSGGITNITWCTLSNAISNNSGEVQLQQMIIFITLGSASFLTKTLI; this comes from the exons ATGAATTTGCTCTTACAGTTCG taACCTGTTCAAAACTGGTGTGTTACTTCACAAACTGGTCTCAGTACAGATCAGGAACTGCAAGATACCTTCCTGAAAATGTGGACCCTAACTTGTGTACTCATTTAATCTATGCATTTGCTATTATCAACTATGCCAATAACATTGCAGGCAGTGAGTGGAATGATGTCATCCACTATTCAACCTTCAATACACTTAAGAAACT aaatccaCAGCTGATAACTTTGTTGTCCGTCAGAGACCAGGACTCAAGTCA ATTCTCCATTATGTTATCCAAGTGGATAAACCGCCAGACTTTCATCAAGTCTTCTATTGAGTTTTTAAGGAAATATAACTTTGACGGGCTGGATTTGGACTGGGAAATCAAAAACACTTCAGAGACGCATCCAGAAGATAAGCTGAAATTCACTCTACTATGCAAG GAACTTTTGGAAGCATTTATAGCTGAAGGCCTGAACAGTGATACAAGACTCATTCTAGTAGCAACTGTTTCAGCACAGAAAGACGTTATTGACAGGAGCTACATCATTCCAGAGATCTCAGA GTACTTGGACTTTATTAATGTCAAGACGTTTGACTTTCATACATATAAAGATGGCATTGCAAGACATCACAGTGCTTTGTACAGTGCCATGAGTGATGACAAGGATATCAGATCAAACACT GATTTTGCTTTGCAGTACTGGAGATCTCAGGGAGCTCCTGCTGAGAAGTTGATGATGGGCTTCTCCACATACGGACGCTCTTTCACCCTCAACTCCTCTCAGAATGGAGTGGGAGCCCCAGCCAATAAATTGGCTTCTCCTGGACCTCACACACAAGAGATAGGCTTGTGGGCTTACTATGAA ATATGTCTTTTTCTGAATGATGGTGTGGTACAGTGGATTGAAGACCAGAAAGTACCTTTTTCTGTGAAAGGCAATGACTGGGTGGGATTTGACAATCTGAGGAGCTTCGATATTAAG ACAAAATATCTACAGGAGCATGGCTACGGGGGTGCGTTTGTGTGGGCTCTAGACCTGGATGATTTTTCTGGAAATTTCTGTGGACAAGGCAACTACCCTTTAGCCAACAGCCTTAAGAAATCATTAATACATG CAGGAATTGAATCGTCTTCCTCCATGACAAGCACCAACTTTTTCTTCAGTATTTTTTCAACAGCTGGAAAAGGCTCTTCGCCAACACCGATATGTGTGAAGATTGTCAGATCTTTTTCAgcacagcaaattctgttttgtgCAAACAGATCAGATGGACTGTATTACAGAACAGATTCCATCAATTCATTTTATAGCTGTAGTGGAGGAATAACAAATATCACCTGGTGCACTCTGTCCAATGCCATTTCAAATAATTCTGGGGAAGTACAATTGCAAcagatgattatttttattacattaggGAGTGCAAGTTTCTTAACTAAAACGCTGATTTAA
- the zc3h11a gene encoding zinc finger CCCH domain-containing protein 11A gives MTLQGDDCYFFYYSTCTKGDSCPFRHCEAAMGSETVCNLWQEQRCFRNICKFRHMEIDKNRKEIACYWENQPAGCQKPHCAFHHEKPRVINGNYLAPDKGQVTRNEKEEAPPEEKVNQVHAPSANPTNPQLRGVKRTETQENVPSPTHPPVVINPVDDDDEDDQFSEEGDESLGGSPRKLVSSNHDSLDFGIQTLEEIRLRKALMSNLKKARQSTVQGLAQNSRPTVEKENIQSLSRLEVNNAKIDSSVKEVGKRRIADRLGKRILERDVPGEEGPLLKRSLAERLGGVVESSTDVLTKKAHKPVRERLGLTTDMSSGDSEPKSSGDIRIKTLEEIRQEKAAKNLSESKVVRVVKEVPQKEISPSRKSVKPVAGPQVKTFSEILHEKKRKMQEKKEQEMNKVDKSPERSEEPSSAGAANKTSVTTGEVRVKTLEEIRKEKAARMQTQLGETTDNKTPTSSEAEMSGPPKRRILRINKTSPAAVTQTKPDASEKNQEPATEANGKIEPSSEVVKVKTFEEIMREKRLRKLQEEQVTSSNQKDVGASASPPAPEPSVQPQTTVRQRITFKAKPSPPVSDAAATEKSSPECSEDSTPSTNTPKPSTSPVRPVQIAEGTFTPAETKVKPKVNVKPSVVKPAAPSAQKRKAAKVHSAVAEVKPLNTACQTPSSPVTPNKHLKVRLNLTLQSSLVFQCIKINGIQKMYIFFSFVLLQLASPTSKNVIQSDTQQVLSNTEEIQMMPVSCSEPASTTSVETVVVPQSPVIKTPSMQRSRRCSTTSGRPPVVTSSSMDDFEDLLDEFTDDRLEDELELDSGKGEDDLLLELSEMIDS, from the exons ATGACCTTGCAAGGAGATGATTGCTACTTTTTCTACTATTCTACCTGTACGAAG GGTGACAGTTGCCCTTTTCGACACTGTGAGGCTGCCATGGGTAGTGAAACAGTCTGCAACCTGTGGCAAGAGCAAAGATGCTTCCGTAACATCTGCAAGTTTCGACACATGGAAATAGAT AAAAACCGAAAGGAAATTGCCTGCTATTGGGAGAATCAGCCGGCTGGCTGCCAGAAACCTCATTGTGCTTTCCATCATGAGAAGCCACGCGTCATCAATGGCAACTACTTGGCTCCCGACAAGG ggCAGGTAACGCGAAATGAAAAGGAAGAGGCCCCGCCTGAGGAGAAGGTGAACCAAGTCCATGCACCCAGTGCAAACCCCACTAACCCACAGCTCAGAGGAGTCAAGAGAACTGAGACCCAAGAGAATGTGCCCAGCCCTACTCATCCGCCGGTGGTCATTAATCCTGTGGATGACGATGATGAAGATG ATCAGTTTTCAGAGGAAGGAGACGAATCTCTGGGAGGCTCACCCCGGAAACTGGTTTCAAGCAACC ATGATTCTCTGGACTTTGGTATCCAGACGTTAGAGGAGATCAGGCTGAGGAAAGCACTTATGTCTAACCTGAAGAAAGCTA ggCAGAGCACCGTGCAAGGCTTAGCGCAAAACAGTAGACCTACTGTTGAAAAGGAAAACATTCAGTCTCTCTCACGTCTGGAAGTTAACAATGCCAAGATTG ATTCGTCTGTTAAAGAAGTTGGAAAAAGACGAATTGCAGACAGGCTTGGCAAAAGAATTTTGGAAAGAG atGTCCCTGGGGAAGAAGGCCCACTTTTGAAACGAAGCCTTGCTGAACGTCTCGGTGGAGTTGTTGAATCCTCGACAGATGTGCTAACAAAGAAAG CTCATAAACCAGTGCGCGAAAGACTTGGATTGACAACTGACATGAGTAGCGGTGACAGCGAGCCGAAATCATCCGGAGACATTCGTATAAAAACCCTAGAGGAGATTCGGCAAGAGAAGGCAGCCAAAAACCTCAGTGAAAGTAAAGTTGTTCGTGTTGTGAAAGAAGTGCCGCAGAAGGAGATCAGCCCCTCCAGAAAAAGTGTCAAACCTGTTGCCGGACCTCAAGTTAAGACTTTCTCTGAAATCCttcatgaaaagaaaagaaaaatgcagGAGAAAAAAGAGCAGGAAATGAACAAAGTTGACAAAAGCCCAGAGAGGAGCGAAGAACCCTCTTCTGCCGGAGCCGCTAACAAGACCTCTGTGACAACTGGGGAGGTTCGAGTAAAAACACTAGAGGAAATCCGCAAGGAAAAAGCAGCACGTATGCAAACACAGCTTGGAGAGACCACAGACAACAAGACTCCAACGTCTAGCGAAGCAGAGATGAGTGGACCTCCAAAGAGGCGCATTCTACGCATAAACAAAACCTCAC CTGCGGCAGTAACTCAGACAAAGCCAGATGCATCTGAGAAGAATCAAGAACCTGCAACTGAG GCAAATGGAAAAATTGAACCATCCAGCGAGGTTGTCAAAGTGAAGACATTTGAGGAAATCATGCGAGAGAAGAGACTCCGCAAGCTACAGGAAGAGCAGGTCACCTCCAGCAACCAGAAAGATGTAGGAGCGTCTGCGTCACCGCCTGCCCCTGAACCCTCCGTCCAGCCTCAAACCACAGTCAGACAGAGGATCACCTTCAAAGCCAAGCCCAGTCCACCTGTCTCTGATGCCGCCGCGACTGAGAAAAGCTCACCTGAGTGCTCTGAAGACAGCACTCCATCAACTAACACACCAAAGCCCTCAACCTCACCAGTCAGGCCAGTCCAGATAGCAGAGGGCACTTTCACACCAGCTGAGACCAAAG TAAAACCCAAAGTGAATGTGAAGCCATCAGTAGTGAAACCGGCAGCCCCGTCTGCCCAGAAGAGGAAAGCTGCaaaagttcattctgctgttgctgAAGTCAAACCTCTGAACACTGCCTGTCAAACACCTTCCTCGCCGGTGACGCCCAACAAGCACCTTAAGGTGAGATTGAACTTAACTTTACAGTCAAGTCTTGTGTTTCagtgtattaaaataaatggaATACAAaagatgtatatatttttttcttttgtactcCTCCAGTTGGCGTCACCCACTTCTAAGAACGTGATTCAGTCCGACACTCAGCAGGTGCTCTCCAACACAGAGGAAATTCAGATGATGCCTGTCAGCTGTTCTGAGCCCGCAAGCACTACATCAGTGGAGACTGTTGTGGTCCCACAAAG CCCTGTGATCAAAACCCCCAGCATGCAACGCTCTCGGCGGTGCAGCACCACTTCTGGTCGTCCTCCTGTTGTTACCAGTTCATCAATGGATGACTTCGAAGACCTGTTGGATGAATTTACCGATGATCGACTTGAAGATGAGTTGGAACTGGATTCAGGCAAAGGAGAGGACGACCTCCTTTTAGAACTTTCAGAGATGATTGACAGTTAA
- the trib3 gene encoding tribbles homolog 3: MSMNLSTPTPPLRLKRVDFEDSHSNDTFKCKRRRLSQPPSPGLAPCLRPLSQSLEQPGSEKHHVSRIGPYVLLEATEVAQTFRAVHQVTEQEYTCKVFSMKKYHEFIAPYTRLLPHSNICKISEVVLGENNVYIFFERNYGDMHSYVRTCKRLQEDEAVRLFAQMAAAVAHCHENGVILRDLKLRKFVFTDQQRTKLVLQNLEDSCLLNGNDDSLTDKHGCPAYVGPEILNSRHSYSGKAADVWSLGVVLYTMLVGRYPFQDVEPTALFSKIRRGAFTVPETLSPRAKSLVYCMLRKCPSERLEAGDILLHPWLHCNNSTSLSQHSSSRHSTDQVVPDFQPSQTEDCQ; this comes from the exons ATGAGTATGAACCTGTCAACTCCTACACCTCCACTGCGACTGAAGCGAGTTGACTTTGAGGACTCTCACAGCAACGATACCTTCAAATGCAAGCGTCGTAGACTCAGTCAGCCTCCTTCCCCAGGTCTCGCCCCCTGCCTTCGCCCTCTGTCCCAAAGCCTTGAACAGCCAGGGTCTGAAAAGCACCACGTCTCCCGAATCGGTCCCTACGTCCTCCTGGAGGCCACAGAAGTAGCTCAAACCTTCAGAGCGGTTCATCAGGTCACAGAACAGGAATACACATGCAAA GTGTTTTCCATGAAGAAGTATCATGAGTTCATTGCGCCCTACACTCGTCTGCTTCCACACAGCAACATCTGCAAGATTTCAGAGGTGGTGTTGGGGGAAAACAACGTGTATATCTTTTTCGAGCGCAATTATGGAGACATGCATTCATACGTGCGCACCTGCAAGCGGCTGCAGGAGGATGAGGCCGTGCGCCTGTTCGCTCAGATGGCAGCAGCTGTCGCACACTGTCATGAGAACGGCGTCATTTTACGAGACCTCAAGCTACGCAAGTTTGTGTTCACCGATCAGCAGAG AACAAAGCTGGTCTTGCAAAACCTGGAGGACTCTTGTCTCCTAAACGGAAATGACGACTCGCTGACGGACAAACACGGCTGCCCGGCTTACGTCGGCCCGGAGATCTTAAACTCGCGTCACTCATACTCAGGAAAGGCTGCTGACGTTTGGAGCCTCGGCGTCGTTCTCTACACCATGCTAGTAGGACGTTACCCTTTTCAAGATGTGGAACCGACAGCACTGTTCAGTAAAATCCGCAGGGGTGCATTCACCGTCCCAGAGACCCTCTCGCCTCGGGCTAAGTCGCTGGTGTACTGCATGTTAAGGAAATGTCCATCCGAGAGACTGGAAGCTGGAGATATACTACTTCATCCTTGGCTTCACTGTAATAACAGCACATCCCTTAGTCAGCACTCCAGCTCCAGACACTCCACAGATCAGGTTGTTCCTGATTTCCAACCCAGCCAGACTGAGGACTGTCAGTGA
- the maf1a gene encoding repressor of RNA polymerase III transcription MAF1 homolog encodes MKLLESSSFEAINSLLTIETGDCKIIGRIESYSCKMAGDDKQMFKQFCQEGQPHVLEALSPPQSSGISPNKLSHSLDDGEGPLSDKCSRKTLFYLIATLNESFRPDYDFSRTKGHDFSKEPSVNWVFNAVNSSLSAAAGEAYSHLQPQLWEALDKEISLAECDIYSYNPDLDSDPYGEEGNLWSFNYFFYNKRLKRIVFFTCRSVSLFMAPRDSGIGTELDLELDEGSYEEEEEGNMDEERYGALCA; translated from the exons ATGAAGCTCCTGGAAAGCTCAAGTTTTGAGGCCATTAACAGTCTGCTCACAATTGAAACTGGAGACTGTAAGATAATTGGGCG CATTGAGAGCTACTCCTGTAAGATGGCAGGTGATGACAAGCAGATGTTCAAGCAGTTTTGTCAGGAGGGGCAACCGCATGTGTTGGAGGCTTTGTCTCCTCCACAGAGCTCTGGAATCAGCCCTAACAA ACTGAGTCATAGTTTGGATGATGGGGAAGGTCCTCTCTCAGACAAGTGCAGCAGAAAGACGCTCTTTTACCTGATCGCAACGCTTAATGAATCCTTCCGGCCGGACTACGACTTCAGTCGCACCAAAGGCCATGATTTCAGCAAAGAGCCCAGTGTTAATTGG GTGTTTAATGCAGTGAACAGCAGTTTGTCTGCAGCTGCAGGTGAAGCGTATAGTCATCTACAGCCTCAGTTATGGGAAGCCCTGGACAAGGAGATCAGCCTTGCTGAATGTGACATATACAG TTACAATCCAGACCTGGATTCAGACCCATATGGGGAAGAAGGCAACCTGTGGTCCTTCAACTACTTCTTTTATAACAAAAGACTGAAGAGGATCGTGTTCTTCACGTGCCGATCTGTCAG TCTCTTCATGGCTCCACGTGACTCTGGTATCGGCACTGAGCTGGATCTGGAGTTGGATGAGGGCAGCtatgaagaagaggaggagggaaACATGGATGAAGAGAG GTACGGTGCTCTGTGTGCCTGA